A single region of the Raphanus sativus cultivar WK10039 chromosome 1, ASM80110v3, whole genome shotgun sequence genome encodes:
- the LOC130505907 gene encoding uncharacterized protein LOC130505907 isoform X2: MSETRPVPRRESPWGLPEGHREPKAHRCNDRVEDVVQAFFEGNPFKTVPGPFKLFYRCMRSKPGEEPTEPFTYLDLEPPKREAKLE, encoded by the exons ATGAGCGAGACGAGACCAGTGCCGAGGAGAGAGAGTCCATGGGGGTTACCGGAAGGTCACCGAGAGCCCAAAGCTCACCGCTGCAACGATCGCGTCGAGGACGTCGTACAG GCCTTTTTTGAGGGAAACCCATTCAAGACGGTTCCAGGACCTTTTAAGTTATTCTACCGATGCATGCGCTCTAAGCCAGG aGAGGAACCAACAGAGCCATTCACATACCTCGACTTGGAACCTCCAAAAAGAGAAGCAAAACTTGAGTAA
- the LOC108812680 gene encoding LOW QUALITY PROTEIN: glutamate receptor 3.4 (The sequence of the model RefSeq protein was modified relative to this genomic sequence to represent the inferred CDS: inserted 1 base in 1 codon): MMRGGVSMVKAVRLVLLCVSVLWVFPEECAGKSHSSRNSSSSSPSPPILQRPSSVNVGALFTYDSFIGRAAKPAFKAAMDDVNADQTVLKGIKLNIVFQDSNCSGFIGTMGALQLMETQVVAAIGPQSSSIAHMISYVANELHVPLLSFGATDPTLSSLQYPYFLRTTQNDYFQMYAVTDFVSYSGWRQVIAIFVDDECGRNGISVLGDALAKKRARISHKAAITPGADAGSIRDLLVSVNLMASRVYVVHVNPDSGLNVFSVAKSLGMMGSGYVWIATDWLPTALDSMSPVDTDTMDLLQGVVAFRHYTTESTMKRQFMERWKNLRAREGLNSYALYAYDSVWLIARALDVFFRQNNRVTFSNDANLQKTKSSSSLQLSALSVFNEGEKFLEIILRMNHTGVTGPIRFDSERNRVNPAYEVLNIEGTGPRRVGYWSNHSGLSVVPPETLYSKPPNTSTANQRLYGIIWPGEVTKPPRGWVFPNNGKPLRIAVPNRVSYKDYVSKDKNPPGVRGYCIDVFEAAIELLPYPVPRNYILYGDGXKNPSYDNLINEVVADNFDVAVGDITIVTNRTRFVDFTQPFIESGLVVVAPVKEAKSSPWSFLKPFTIEMWAVTGAFFLFVGAIVWILEHRFNHEFRGPPRRQLITIFWFSFSTMFFSHRENTVSSLGRLVLIIWLFVVLIINSSYTASLTSILTVQQLTSRIEGIDSLITSNEPIGVQDGTFARNYLVNELNISPHRIVPLRNEEHYLSALQLGPKAGGVAAIVDELPYIEVLLTNSNCKFRTVGQEFTRTGWGFAFQRDSPLALDMSTAILQLSEEGELEKIHRKWLNYKHECSMQISNSQNSQLSLKSFWGLFLICGITCFIALTFFFWRVFWQYQRLLPDTGDEERASEVTEASRSGRGLRAPSFKELVKIVDKREADIKEILKQKSNNNKLKSSQSGAGSSHSQHSEIP; the protein is encoded by the exons ATGATGAGAGGAGGAGTCTCCATGGTGAAAGCAGTGAGACTTGTCTTGTTATGTGTTTCTGTCTTGTGGGTCTTTCCAGAAGAATGTGCTGGTAAAAGCCATTCCTCaagaaactcttcttcttcttctccttcaccaCCAATACTGCAGAGGCCAAGCTCTGTAAACGTTGGAGCTCTGTTTACTTACGACTCTTTCATCGGACGAGCGGCTAAACCAGCTTTTAAAGCAGCAATGGATGATGTCAACGCTGACCAAACCGTACTCAAGGGCATCAAGCTCAACATTGTCTTTCAAGACTCTAACTGCAGTGGATTCATTGGCACCATGGGAG CTTTGCAGCTGATGGAAACTCAAGTGGTTGCAGCCATAGGTCCACAATCCTCAAGCATCGCTCACATGATCTCCTACGTAGCTAACGAGCTCCACGTACCTCTCTTGTCATTCGGAGCAACGGATCCAACGCTCTCCTCTCTCCAGTACCCTTACTTCCTCCGCACCACTCAGAACGACTACTTCCAAATGTACGCCGTCACAGACTTCGTATCCTACTCCGGATGGAGACAAGTCATCGCCATATTCGTCGACGACGAGTGCGGTCGCAACGGGATATCGGTTCTTGGCGATGCGTTGGCCAAGAAACGCGCGAGGATCTCTCACAAAGCTGCCATCACGCCCGGTGCGGACGCTGGCTCCATCAGAGACTTGTTGGTCTCTGTTAACCTGATGGCGTCTCGTGTCTACGTCGTCCATGTGAACCCTGACTCTGGTTTAAACGTCTTCTCTGTGGCTAAGTCTCTAGGAATGATGGGGAGCGGTTACGTTTGGATCGCAACGGACTGGCTTCCCACGGCTCTTGACTCCATGTCCCCCGTGGATACGGACACGATGGATCTCTTGCAAGGAGTGGTTGCTTTTCGCCATTACACAACCGAGAGTACCATGAAGAGGCAGTTTATGGAGAGATGGAAGAATCTTAGAGCGAGAGAAGGTCTCAACTCATATGCATTGTATGCTTATGATTCTGTATGGTTGATAGCTCGTGCACTCGATGTTTTCTTCAGACAAAACAACAGAGTGACGTTCTCCAACGACGCCAATCTGCAGAAGACAAAGAGTAGTAGCAGTCTTCAGTTATCAGCGCTAAGTGTGTTCAACGAAGGAGAGAAGTTTCTTGAGATCATACTCCGTATGAATCACACGGGTGTCACAGGACCAATCCGGTTTGATTCGGAGAGAAACCGGGTTAACCCGGCTTACGAAGTTCTGAACATAGAAGGCACAGGTCCACGGAGAGTAGGCTACTGGTCTAACCATTCAGGTCTCTCGGTGGTGCCTCCAGAGACGCTGTACTCAAAGCCCCCGAACACATCTACAGCAAACCAGCGTCTCTACGGAATCATATGGCCAGGGGAAGTGACTAAGCCTCCACGTGGATGGGTGTTTCCTAACAACGGAAAGCCGCTCAGAATAGCAGTGCCTAACCGCGTGAGCTATAAAGATTACGTCTCCAAGGACAAGAACCCACCTGGTGTTAGAGGCTACTGCATTGATGTCTTTGAAGCTGCGATCGAGTTGCTTCCTTATCCTGTTCCaagaaactatatattatatggaGATG AGAAGAATCCTTCTTATGACAATCTGATCAATGAAGTTGTTGCAGAT AACTTCGATGTAGCTGTTGGAGATATAACGATTGTTACAAACAGGACAAGATTTGTGGATTTCACGCAGCCGTTTATAGAGTCAGGGCTTGTGGTGGTGGCTCCGGTTAAGGAGGCTAAGTCTAGTCCTTGGTCATTCCTGAAACCATTCACTATAGAGATGTGGGCTGTCACTGGCGCCTTCTTTCTCTTCGTTGGAGCCATCGTCTGGATTCTTGAACACCGCTTTAACCATGAGTTCCGTGGCCCTCCTAGGCGTCAACTCATCACCATCTTCTGGTTTAGCTTCTCCACGATGTTCTTCTCTCATA GGGAGAACACGGTGAGCTCATTGGGGAGACTAGTGTTGATCATATGGTTATTCGTGGTTCTGATCATCAACTCAAGCTACACGGCTAGTCTCACTTCGATACTGACCGTCCAGCAGCTGACATCTCGAATAGAAGGAATAGATAGCTTGATAACGAGCAACGAACCAATCGGAGTTCAAGACGGTACTTTCGCTAGGAACTATCTGGTCAACGAGCTTAACATATCTCCTCACAGGATTGTTCCGCTGAGAAACGAAGAACACTACCTTTCCGCTCTTCAACTCGGTCCCAAAGCCGGCGGCGTGGCAGCCATCGTTGACGAGCTTCCTTACATCGAAGTCCTTCTGACAAACAGCAACTGCAAGTTCCGTACAGTGGGACAGGAGTTCACACGGACAGGCTGGGGTTTCGCGTTCCAGAGAGACTCCCCTTTAGCTTTAGACATGTCGACGGCTATCTTGCAGCTGTCTGAAGAAGGAGAGCTGGAGAAAATCCACAGGAAATGGCTTAACTACAAGCACGAATGCTCGATGCAGATCTCAAACAGCCAGAACTCTCAGCTCTCGCTCAAGAGCTTCTGGGGGCTGTTCCTCATCTGTGGCATCACTTGCTTCATAGCGCTCACTTTCTTCTTCTGGAGGGTGTTCTGGCAGTACCAGAGGTTGCTACCGGATACCGGGGACGAGGAAAGGGCAAGCGAAGTTACAGAGGCGTCTAGATCAGGGAGAGGCTTGCGAGCACCGAGTTTCAAGGAGTTGGTGAAGATTGTGGATAAGAGGGAAGCAGATATCAAGGAGATACTGAAACAGAAGAGTAACAACAATAAACTCAAAAGTAGCCAAAGTGGAGCTGGGAGTTCACATTCTCAACATAGCGAAATTCCTTAA
- the LOC130505907 gene encoding uncharacterized protein LOC130505907 isoform X1 yields the protein MSETRPVPRRESPWGLPEGHREPKAHRCNDRVEDVVQAFFEGNPFKTVPGPFKLFYRCMRSKPGYVQHNIKRGTNRAIHIPRLGTSKKRSKT from the exons ATGAGCGAGACGAGACCAGTGCCGAGGAGAGAGAGTCCATGGGGGTTACCGGAAGGTCACCGAGAGCCCAAAGCTCACCGCTGCAACGATCGCGTCGAGGACGTCGTACAG GCCTTTTTTGAGGGAAACCCATTCAAGACGGTTCCAGGACCTTTTAAGTTATTCTACCGATGCATGCGCTCTAAGCCAGGGTATGTGCAGCATAACATCAAG aGAGGAACCAACAGAGCCATTCACATACCTCGACTTGGAACCTCCAAAAAGAGAAGCAAAACTTGA
- the LOC130505763 gene encoding homeobox-leucine zipper protein HDG2, whose amino-acid sequence MFEPNMFLAAMNNEDSNNHNYNHEDNNNNNERFLRDEEFDSANTKSGSENQEGGSGNDQDNHHPNKKKRYHRHTQLQIQEMEAFFKECPHPDDKQRKQLSRELGLEPLQVKFWFQNKRTQMKNHHERHENSHLRAENEKLRGDNIRYREALANASCPNCGGPTVIGEMSFDEHQLRLENARLREEIDRISAIAAKYVGKPVSSYPLMSPPPLPPRPLELAMGNFGGDVYGNNPTDLFKSITAPTESDKPLIIDLAVAAMEELMRMAQVDEPLWKSLVLDEEEYARTFPRGIGPKPAGFRTEASRESVVVIMNHVNIVEILMDVNQWSVVFAGMVSRAMTLAVLSTGVAGNYNGALQVMSAEFQVPTPLVPTRETYFARYCKQQADGSWAVVDISLDSLQPNPPARCRRRASGCLIQEMPNGYSKVTWVEHVEVDDRGVHDLYKHMVCTGHAFGAKRWVAILDRQCERLASVMATNISSGEVGVITNQEGRRSMLKLSERMVISFCAGVSASTAHTWTTLSGTGAEDVRVMTRKSVDDPGRPPGIVLSAATSFWIPVPPKRVFDFLRDENSRNEWDILSNGGVVQEMAHIANGRDTGNCVSLLRVNSANSSQSNMLILQESCTDPTASFVIYAPVDIVAMNIVLNGGDPDYVALLPSGFAILPDGNANGGAAGGEGGSLLTVAFQILVDSVPTAKLSLGSVATVNNLIACTVERIKASMSCETA is encoded by the exons ATGTTCGAGCCAAATATGTTTCTTGCGGCTATGAACAACGAAGATAGCAACAACCACAACTACAACCATGAAGACAACAACAATAACAATGAAAGATTTCTACGGGACGAGGAATTCGACAGTGCGAATACTAAATCGGGAAGTGAGAATCAAGAAGGAGGATCAGGAAACGATCAAGATAATCATCATCCTAATAAGAAGAAACGATATCATAGACACACCCAACTTCAGATCCAGGAGATGGAAGC ATTCTTCAAAGAGTGTCCTCACCCGGATGACAAGCAAAGGAAACAACTTAGCCGTGAACTGGGTTTGGAACCTCTTCAGGTCAAATTCTGGTTCCAGAACAAACGCACCCAAATGAAG AATCATCACGAGCGGCACGAGAACTCGCATCTTCGGGCGGAAAACGAAAAGCTTCGAGGAGACAACATTAGATATCGAGAGGCTCTTGCCAATGCTTCATGTCCTAACTGTGGTGGTCCAACGGTTATTGGAGAAATGTCCTTCGACGAACATCAACTCCGTCTCGAAAATGCTCGTTTAAGAGAAGAG ATCGATCGAATATCTGCCATCGCAGCCAAATACGTAGGCAAGCCAGTCTCAAGCTATCCACTTATGTCTCCacctccacttcctccacgtcCCTTAGAACTCGCCATGGGAAACTTTGGGGGAGATGTTTATGGAAACAACCCAACCGATCTCTTCAAGTCCATCACTGCACCAACAGAATCTGACAAACCGCTGATCATCGACTTAGCCGTGGCTGCAATGGAAGAGCTCATGAGGATGGCTCAAGTGGACGAGCCTTTGTGGAAAAGTTTGGTTTTAGATGAAGAAGAATATGCAAGGACGTTTCCTAGAGGAATCGGACCTAAACCGGCTGGGTTTAGAACCGAAGCCTCACGAGAAAGCGTGGTTGTGATCATGAATCATGTTAACATTGTTGAGATTCTCATGGATGTG AATCAATGGTCGGTTGTTTTCGCGGGGATGGTGTCTAGAGCGATGACATTAGCTGTTTTATCAACTGGGGTTGCAGGAAACTATAACGGAGCTCTGCAAGTG ATGAGTGCAGAGTTTCAAGTTCCAACACCGTTAGTCCCCACCCGCGAAACTTACTTCGCACGTTACTGTAAACAACAAGCAGATGGTTCTTGGGCGGTTGTCGATATTTCCCTGGATAGTCTCCAGCCGAATCCACCGGCTAGATGCAGGAGGCGAGCTTCTGGATGTTTGATTCAAGAGATGCCAAATGGATACTCTAAG GTGACATGGGTGGAACATGTGGAAGTTGATGACAGAGGAGTTCATGACTTGTATAAACACATGGTTTGTACTGGTCATGCCTTTGGTGCTAAGCGTTGGGTAGCTATTCTTGACCGCCAATGTGAGCGGTTAGCTAGCGTCATGGCTACAAACATTTCTTCAGGAGAAGTTGGCG TGATAACTAACCAAGAAGGGAGGAGGAGCATGTTGAAACTGTCTGAGCGGATGGTTATAAGCTTTTGTGCAGGAGTGAGTGCTTCAACCGCACACACGTGGACTACATTGTCCGGTACAGGAGCTGAGGATGTTAGAGTGATGACTAGGAAGAGTGTGGATGATCCAGGAAGGCCTCCTGGTATTGTTCTTAGTGCAGCCACTTCTTTTTGGATCCCTGTTCCTCCAAAGAGAGTCTTTGACTTCCTCAGAGATGAGAATTCAAGAAATGAG TGGGATATTTTGTCAAATGGAGGAGTTGTGCAAGAAATGGCACATATTGCTAATGGGAGGGACACAGGAAACTGTGTATCTCTTCTCCGGGTGAAT AGTGCAAACTCTAGCCAGAGCAATATGCTGATTCTACAAGAGAGCTGCACTGATCCTACAGCTTCCTTTGTGATCTATGCTCCAGTGGATATTGTAGCCATGAACATAGTGCTTAATGGAGGGGATCCGGACTATGTGGCTCTGCTTCCATCAGGTTTTGCTATTCTTCCTGATGGTAATGCAAATGGTGGAGCTGCCGGAGGAGAAGGAGGGTCGCTGCTGACCGTTGCTTTTCAGATTCTGGTTGATTCTGTTCCGACGGCAAAGCTGTCTCTTGGCTCTGTTGCAACTGTGAACAATTTAATTGCTTGCACTGTTGAGAGGATCAAAGCTTCCATGTCTTGTGAGACTGCTTGA
- the LOC108858406 gene encoding peroxidase 1-like, with the protein MSMAIKNLLVLAVLLSVLGVSVANPKGLDLNYYKNRCPDAEAIVRRVTIQYVSRQTSLAAALLRVHFHDCFVRGCDGSVLLKSPNKDAERDAIPNLSLRGYEVVDAAKSALEKKCPGVVSCADVLALVARDAVLVINGPWWPVPLGRRDGRISKKSEVNLPSPFAGIAALKKNFFDKGLNTKDLVVLSGAHTIGISNCGLINSRIYNFTGKGDFDPSMNPSYVRALKKRCKPTDFRTSVEMDPGSVKKFDSHYFNIVAQKKGLFTSDSTLLEDPETKGYIDTQVATAGSSFNKDFSESMVKLGSVEVLTGNKGEIRRKCAFVN; encoded by the exons ATGTCAATGGCCATCAAGAACCTTCTTGTCCTCGCGGTTCTTCTCAGCGTCCTTGGAGTTTCAGTTGCTAATCCGAAGGGTCTCGACCTTAACTACTACAAAAACAGGTGTCCGGATGCAGAAGCCATTGTCCGTCGTGTCACAATTCAATATGTTTCTCGCCAGACGAGTCTTGCAGCCGCGCTTCTGAGGGTGCATTTTCATGATTGTTTCGTCAGA GGATGTGATGGTTCTGTTCTTCTGAAATCTCCAAACAAGGACGCAGAAAGAGACGCCATCCCTAACTTGTCTCTTAGAGGATATGAAGTGGTTGATGCTGCCAAGTCAGCCCTAGAAAAGAAGTGTCCCGGTGTGGTTTCTTGCGCTGATGTTCTTGCCTTAGTCGCTAGAGACGCTGTCTTAGTG atCAACGGACCATGGTGGCCGGTTCCATTGGGCAGGAGGGATGGACGCATATCAAAAAAATCTGAGGTTAACTTACCATCCCCATTCGCTGGAATAGCTGCACTGAAAAAGAACTTCTTCGACAAGGGTCTTAACACTAAAGACCTTGTTGTTCTCTCAG GTGCTCACACCATTGGAATCTCTAACTGCGGTCTCATCAACAGCCGTATCTACAACTTCACAGGGAAAGGCGACTTTGACCCGTCCATGAACCCTAGCTACGTTAGGGCATTGAAGAAAAGGTGCAAGCCAACTGATTTCAGGACATCAGTGGAGATGGACCCAGGAAGTGTCAAGAAGTTTGACTCTCACTACTTCAACATTGTGGCTCAGAAGAAGGGTTTGTTTACATCTGACTCAACACTTCTCGAAGACCCTGAGACCAAAGGCTACATTGACACACAAGTTGCTACCGCTGGATCTTCATTCAACAAAGATTTCTCCGAGTCGATGGTTAAACTCGGTTCTGTAGAAGTTCTCACCGGGAACAAGGGCGAGATCAGGAGGAAATGCGCCTTCGTAAACTGA
- the LOC108850047 gene encoding peroxidase 1 has product MAIKNLLFLVVFLSVLGVSVAHPNGLYINYYKHRCPDAEAIVRRVTVQYVSHEPSLAAALLRMHFHDCFVRGCDGSILLKYPYNETERYAAPNLSVRGYEVVDAVKSALERKCPGVVSCSDVLSLVARDAVIVINGPWWPVPLGRRDGRISRKSEVNLPSPLAGIAALKKNFFDKGLNTKDLVVLSGAHTIGISHCSVIHHGIYNFTGKGDSDSSINLRYARALKRRCNLADNRTIVMDPRSVKKFDSHYFNMVAQRKGLFKSDRTLLDDPETKSYIYTQVATAGSSFNKDFAHSMVKLGFVGILTGNKGEIRKRCAFVN; this is encoded by the exons ATGGCAATCAAGAACCTTCTTTTCCTTGTGGTTTTTCTTAGCGTTCTTGGAGTTTCAGTTGCCCATCCAAATGGTCTTTACATCAACTACTACAAACACAGGTGTCCGGACGCAGAAGCCATTGTCCGACGTGTCACAGTTCAATATGTTTCTCACGAGCCAAGTCTTGCCGCTGCACTTCTAAGGATGCACTTTCATGATTGTTTCGTCAGA GGATGTGATGGTTCCATTCTTCTGAAATATCCATATAATGAGACGGAAAGATACGCTGCCCCCAACTTGTCAGTGAGAGGCTACGAAGTGGTGGATGCTGTCAAGTCAGCGCTCGAGAGGAAGTGTCCTGGTGTTGTTTCTTGCTCTGATGTTCTCTCTTTAGTCGCTAGAGACGCCGTCATAGTG ATCAACGGACCCTGGTGGCCGGTTCCATTGGGCAGAAGGGATGGACGCATCTCAAGAAAATCTGAAGTTAATTTACCATCCCCACTCGCTGGAATAGCAGCACTGAAAAAGAACTTCTTTGACAAGGGTCTTAACACTAAAGACCTTGTTGTTCTCTCAG GAGCTCACACAATTGGAATCTCTCATTGCAGTGTCATCCACCACGGTATATACAACTTCACCGGCAAAGGCGATTCTGACTCGTCGATAAACCTTAGATACGCTAGGGCATTGAAGAGAAGGTGCAACCTAGCTGATAACAGGACGATAGTGATGGACCCACGCAGTGTCAAGAAGTTTGATTCCCACTACTTCAACATGGTGGCTCAGAGGAAAGGTTTGTTTAAATCTGACAGAACACTTCTTGATGACCCTGAGACCAAAAGTTACATTTACACACAAGTTGCAACTGCTGGATCTTCATTCAACAAAGATTTCGCTCACTCAATGGTTAAACTAGGGTTCGTTGGAATCCTTACCGGGAACAAGGGTGAGATCAGGAAGAGATGCGCTTTCGTGAACTAA